The Pricia mediterranea genome includes a window with the following:
- the rocD gene encoding ornithine--oxo-acid transaminase, which translates to MSILEKITSEDAIVLENKYGAHNYHPLPVVLNRGEGVHVWDAEGKKYYDFLSAYSAVNQGHCHPKIVGAMTEQARTLTLTSRAFYNDKLGQFEKYAAETFHFDKLLPMNTGAEAVETALKICRKWAYEKKGIPENEAQIIVCNNNFHGRTTTIISFSNDPVARKNFGPYTEGFLKIEYDNLKALEEALEQHKNIAGFLVEPIQGEAGVFVPSEGYLESAKALCEKHNVLFIADEVQTGIGRTGRLLATCGNCDCSDKHCSGTPDVKPDILVLGKALSGGAFPVSAVLANDAIMEVIRPGNHGSTFGGNPVAAAVGIAALKVIKEEELAQNAFELGEIFREKMNAFIPTCELVTKVRGKGLLNAILINDTEDSTTAWDICMALKENGLLAKPTHGNIIRFAPPLTMAKEQLMDCITIITDTLTNFKK; encoded by the coding sequence ATGTCAATTTTAGAAAAGATCACTTCCGAGGATGCGATAGTCTTGGAAAACAAGTATGGGGCACATAATTACCATCCTCTGCCCGTGGTATTGAATCGGGGGGAGGGCGTACATGTCTGGGACGCGGAAGGTAAAAAGTACTACGATTTCCTGTCCGCCTATTCGGCGGTGAACCAGGGACATTGTCATCCCAAAATCGTGGGTGCGATGACGGAACAGGCCCGCACCCTGACCCTGACCTCAAGGGCTTTTTATAACGATAAACTCGGACAGTTCGAGAAATACGCTGCCGAAACCTTCCACTTTGATAAGTTGCTACCCATGAACACGGGAGCCGAAGCGGTTGAGACCGCCTTGAAAATCTGTCGGAAATGGGCCTACGAGAAAAAGGGCATCCCCGAAAACGAGGCCCAGATCATCGTGTGCAACAATAATTTTCACGGGCGCACGACCACCATTATCTCTTTTTCCAACGACCCGGTGGCACGAAAAAACTTCGGACCCTATACCGAAGGCTTCCTTAAAATAGAATATGACAACTTAAAGGCCTTGGAGGAAGCCTTGGAGCAACACAAGAACATCGCGGGCTTCTTGGTGGAACCTATCCAGGGCGAAGCCGGGGTTTTTGTTCCCTCGGAGGGCTATCTGGAATCTGCTAAGGCGCTCTGTGAAAAGCACAACGTACTTTTTATTGCAGATGAGGTGCAGACGGGCATAGGGCGGACCGGACGCTTGCTGGCTACCTGCGGCAATTGCGATTGTTCCGATAAACACTGTAGCGGGACGCCCGATGTAAAACCGGACATTCTGGTCTTGGGGAAGGCCTTGTCGGGAGGTGCATTTCCTGTATCCGCCGTTTTAGCGAACGATGCTATCATGGAGGTCATCCGTCCGGGAAACCACGGCAGTACCTTCGGGGGCAATCCCGTGGCGGCCGCAGTCGGAATTGCGGCCCTAAAAGTAATCAAGGAGGAAGAGCTTGCCCAAAACGCCTTCGAGCTCGGCGAGATCTTTCGGGAAAAAATGAACGCCTTTATCCCGACCTGTGAGCTCGTGACGAAAGTACGGGGAAAAGGTTTGCTCAATGCCATTCTAATCAATGACACCGAAGACAGTACCACGGCATGGGACATCTGTATGGCATTAAAGGAAAATGGACTTCTGGCCAAGCCTACCCATGGTAATATCATTCGTTTTGCCCCGCCCTTGACCATGGCAAAGGAACAATTGATGGACTGTATCACGATTATTACGGATACCTTGACAAACTTCAAGAAATAG